The proteins below are encoded in one region of Vanessa tameamea isolate UH-Manoa-2023 chromosome Z, ilVanTame1 primary haplotype, whole genome shotgun sequence:
- the LOC113396083 gene encoding calcium-binding mitochondrial carrier protein SCaMC-2 isoform X3, with protein MSLELEEVTGPTGDVFEDFLIVFRRCLAKYLDIGEDMNVPDDFTPTELQTGKWWRHLLAGGIAGAVSRTCTAPLDRLKVFLQVNPTRENMTKCLAKMINEGGFTGLWRGNGINVIKIAPESALKFAAYEQVKRLIKGEKNNHPLEIYERFVAGATAGAISQTVIYPLEVLKTRLALRKTGQYNGILDAAKKIYAREGLKCFYKGYIPNILGIVPYAGIDLAVYETLKKKYINKYQAHNEQPGMLLLLACGSASCTLGQVCSYPLALVRTRLQAQEKAAKGAEGSMRGAFREIVQREGLRGLYRGITPNFIKVIPAVSISYVVYEYASRSLGVNMT; from the exons atgtcTCTGGAATTAGAGGAAGTTACGGGACCGACCGGCGACGTCTTTGAGGATTTTCTGATCGTGTTCCGTCGATGTTTGGCAAAG tatCTGGACATCGGTGAGGATATGAACGTGCCTGATGACTTCACTCCGACTGAATTGCAAACAGGAAAGTGGTGGCGGCATTTGCTAGCCGGTGGTATTGCTGGCGCTGTTAGTCGGACCTGCACAGCTCCTCTCGATAGACTTAAAGTATTTTTGCAG GTAAACCCAACTAGAGAAAATATGACAAAATGTTTAGCTAAAATGATAAATGAAGGAGGTTTCACGGGCCTGTGGCGAGGTAACGgcattaatgttataaaaatagcgCCGGAGTCGGCCCTAAAGTTCGCTGCGTACGAGCAAGTAAAGCGTCTGATTAAAGGCGAGAAAAATAATCATCCGCTGGAGATATACGAACGATTCGTTGCCGGAGCCACGGCGGGAGCGATTAGTCAAACTGTGATTTACCCACTAGAGGTGCTAAAGACAAGATTAGCTTTAAGGAAAACTGGCCAATATAACGGCATTTTGGATGCGGCGAAAAAGATATATGCGCGAGAGGGACTGAAGTGTTTCTACAAAGGATACATTCCAAACATCCTGGGGATAGTGCCTTATGCTGGCATCGATCTTGCGGTGTACGAAACGCTAAAAAAGaagtatataaacaaataccAAGCTCACAACGAGCAGCCCGGCATGCTGCTGCTCCTAGCCTGCGGGAGTGCGTCCTGCACCCTGGGACAAGTGTGCTCGTATCCTCTTGCTCTTGTGCGTACTAGGTTGCAAGCCCAAG AAAAAGCCGCAAAGGGCGCAGAGGGTAGTATGCGTGGTGCCTTCCGTGAGATCGTCCAGCGAGAGGGACTACGGGGTCTGTATCGTGGCATCACTCCTAACTTCATCAAGGTCATTCCGGCCGTGTCCATCTCGTACGTGGTGTACGAGTACGCCAGCCGCTCGCTCGGCGTCAACATGACGTGA
- the LOC113396083 gene encoding calcium-binding mitochondrial carrier protein SCaMC-2 isoform X4 encodes MIDEYSDIVEWILKYLDIGEDMNVPDDFTPTELQTGKWWRHLLAGGIAGAVSRTCTAPLDRLKVFLQVNPTRENMTKCLAKMINEGGFTGLWRGNGINVIKIAPESALKFAAYEQVKRLIKGEKNNHPLEIYERFVAGATAGAISQTVIYPLEVLKTRLALRKTGQYNGILDAAKKIYAREGLKCFYKGYIPNILGIVPYAGIDLAVYETLKKKYINKYQAHNEQPGMLLLLACGSASCTLGQVCSYPLALVRTRLQAQEKAAKGAEGSMRGAFREIVQREGLRGLYRGITPNFIKVIPAVSISYVVYEYASRSLGVNMT; translated from the exons ATGATTGATGAATATAGTGATATTGTGGAATGGATACTTAAG tatCTGGACATCGGTGAGGATATGAACGTGCCTGATGACTTCACTCCGACTGAATTGCAAACAGGAAAGTGGTGGCGGCATTTGCTAGCCGGTGGTATTGCTGGCGCTGTTAGTCGGACCTGCACAGCTCCTCTCGATAGACTTAAAGTATTTTTGCAG GTAAACCCAACTAGAGAAAATATGACAAAATGTTTAGCTAAAATGATAAATGAAGGAGGTTTCACGGGCCTGTGGCGAGGTAACGgcattaatgttataaaaatagcgCCGGAGTCGGCCCTAAAGTTCGCTGCGTACGAGCAAGTAAAGCGTCTGATTAAAGGCGAGAAAAATAATCATCCGCTGGAGATATACGAACGATTCGTTGCCGGAGCCACGGCGGGAGCGATTAGTCAAACTGTGATTTACCCACTAGAGGTGCTAAAGACAAGATTAGCTTTAAGGAAAACTGGCCAATATAACGGCATTTTGGATGCGGCGAAAAAGATATATGCGCGAGAGGGACTGAAGTGTTTCTACAAAGGATACATTCCAAACATCCTGGGGATAGTGCCTTATGCTGGCATCGATCTTGCGGTGTACGAAACGCTAAAAAAGaagtatataaacaaataccAAGCTCACAACGAGCAGCCCGGCATGCTGCTGCTCCTAGCCTGCGGGAGTGCGTCCTGCACCCTGGGACAAGTGTGCTCGTATCCTCTTGCTCTTGTGCGTACTAGGTTGCAAGCCCAAG AAAAAGCCGCAAAGGGCGCAGAGGGTAGTATGCGTGGTGCCTTCCGTGAGATCGTCCAGCGAGAGGGACTACGGGGTCTGTATCGTGGCATCACTCCTAACTTCATCAAGGTCATTCCGGCCGTGTCCATCTCGTACGTGGTGTACGAGTACGCCAGCCGCTCGCTCGGCGTCAACATGACGTGA